One segment of Pseudodesulfovibrio sp. 5S69 DNA contains the following:
- a CDS encoding Do family serine endopeptidase: MNRKAKLLILVLTLVLSVPVIAQARDLPVFTELAAKAGKAVVFISTEKTTKAPSMEQFRQQVPEGHPFHEFFKRFDQFFGPQGQQPRKMLGQGSGFVISPDGLIVTNNHVINGADKVTVRFQDDKKEYPATVVGADQETDLAVIRIKADHPLATLKFGNSDNIKVGEWVLAIGNPFGLDNTVTAGIISAKHRIIGAGPFDNFLQTDASINPGNSGGPLLDMDGEVIGINTAINAAAENIGFAIPSTQAAKVIALLKEGKTPQRGWLGVTIQQVSENQAKALGLAEPTGALVASVGKGAPADKGGVKQGDVILEVNGKKVGDNNDLLKKIAGLAPGDEANLVLWRNGEKVTRTVTLGQRNEKAMAAMTPDHQDQGQAATVLGMALKPISDQEAQALGLDKAQGLLVVNVDPNTAAGEEGIRQGDVILQANQKDVNSVADLNGVIKNAEKRGAVMLLVKRQGRNSFVALPLDNK; encoded by the coding sequence ATGAATCGTAAGGCTAAACTTCTCATCCTTGTACTGACCCTTGTGCTGTCTGTGCCGGTTATTGCACAGGCGCGCGACCTGCCCGTGTTCACGGAGCTGGCCGCCAAGGCGGGCAAGGCCGTGGTCTTCATTTCCACGGAAAAAACAACTAAGGCCCCGAGCATGGAGCAATTCCGGCAGCAGGTCCCCGAAGGGCACCCGTTCCACGAGTTCTTCAAGCGGTTCGACCAGTTCTTCGGCCCGCAGGGGCAGCAGCCGCGCAAGATGCTCGGTCAGGGCTCCGGCTTCGTCATTTCCCCCGACGGGCTCATCGTCACCAACAACCACGTCATCAACGGCGCGGACAAGGTGACCGTGCGCTTCCAGGACGACAAGAAGGAATACCCGGCCACGGTCGTGGGCGCCGACCAGGAAACCGACCTGGCCGTCATCCGCATCAAGGCCGACCATCCCCTGGCGACCCTGAAGTTCGGCAACTCCGACAACATCAAGGTGGGCGAATGGGTGCTGGCCATCGGCAACCCCTTCGGCCTGGACAATACGGTCACCGCGGGCATCATCTCCGCCAAGCACCGGATCATCGGCGCCGGCCCGTTCGACAACTTCCTGCAGACCGACGCGTCCATCAACCCCGGCAACTCCGGCGGTCCGCTTCTTGACATGGACGGCGAGGTCATCGGCATCAACACGGCCATCAACGCCGCGGCCGAGAACATCGGCTTCGCCATCCCGTCCACCCAGGCCGCCAAGGTCATCGCCCTGCTCAAGGAAGGCAAGACGCCCCAGCGCGGCTGGCTCGGCGTGACCATCCAGCAGGTCAGCGAGAACCAGGCCAAGGCCCTGGGCCTGGCCGAACCCACCGGCGCGCTGGTCGCCTCCGTGGGCAAGGGCGCTCCCGCCGACAAGGGCGGCGTCAAGCAGGGCGACGTGATCCTTGAGGTCAACGGCAAGAAGGTCGGGGACAACAACGACCTGCTCAAGAAGATCGCGGGCCTCGCCCCCGGCGACGAGGCAAACCTCGTGTTGTGGCGTAACGGCGAAAAGGTGACCCGGACCGTCACCCTGGGCCAGCGCAATGAAAAGGCCATGGCCGCCATGACCCCGGACCACCAGGATCAGGGACAGGCCGCCACCGTGCTCGGCATGGCGCTCAAGCCGATCTCCGACCAGGAAGCCCAGGCGCTGGGACTGGACAAGGCCCAGGGTCTGCTCGTGGTCAACGTCGATCCCAACACCGCGGCCGGCGAGGAAGGCATCCGACAGGGCGACGTCATCCTCCAGGCCAACCAGAAGGACGTGAACTCCGTGGCCGACCTGAACGGCGTCATCAAGAACGCCGAAAAGCGCGGCGCGGTCATGCTCCTGGTCAAGCGCCAGGGACGCAACAGCTTCGTTGCCCTGCCCCTGGACAACAAGTAA
- a CDS encoding DUF169 domain-containing protein — translation MTKQSIFEGTATFLEYLGLGEEPFGVYYSDTLPENAYGPRKGTPISREQEDKGELDMQEVMKSFSCVMGNVWLARKKKGAAFISSEEYGCLGGVYYCSMMKPHLRFIEHYVSTGYEGTPLQGERYMPNPDAMRKFMLEVNPREAPAKYCIFKPLSLFADGEEPEFIIFFARPEVLSGLFTQAVFTTGDMDCVVSPFGAGCTNMISWPLYYKGKGLEKAVIGGFDPSARKFMKTDELTFTVSLELYEKMLAALPESMFTHETDWKGVRKKVERSAKAWSESN, via the coding sequence ATGACGAAGCAATCCATATTCGAAGGCACCGCCACCTTCCTGGAATATCTCGGCCTGGGGGAGGAGCCCTTCGGAGTCTACTACTCCGACACCCTGCCGGAGAACGCCTACGGGCCGAGAAAAGGCACGCCTATCTCGCGCGAGCAGGAGGACAAGGGAGAGCTGGACATGCAGGAGGTCATGAAGTCGTTCTCCTGCGTCATGGGCAACGTCTGGCTGGCCAGAAAAAAGAAGGGAGCCGCCTTCATCTCCTCGGAGGAATACGGCTGCCTCGGCGGCGTGTACTACTGTTCGATGATGAAGCCCCATCTCAGGTTCATCGAGCACTACGTGTCCACCGGGTACGAGGGCACCCCCCTGCAGGGCGAACGATACATGCCGAACCCCGACGCCATGCGGAAGTTCATGCTTGAGGTGAATCCCCGCGAGGCGCCGGCCAAGTATTGCATCTTCAAGCCGCTGTCCCTTTTCGCCGACGGCGAGGAGCCCGAATTCATCATCTTCTTTGCCCGTCCCGAGGTGCTGAGCGGCCTCTTCACCCAGGCGGTGTTCACCACAGGCGACATGGACTGCGTGGTCTCGCCCTTCGGCGCGGGCTGCACCAACATGATCTCCTGGCCCCTCTACTACAAGGGCAAGGGACTGGAAAAAGCGGTCATCGGCGGTTTCGACCCCTCGGCCAGGAAGTTCATGAAGACCGACGAACTGACCTTCACGGTTTCTCTGGAGCTCTACGAAAAGATGCTCGCCGCCCTGCCCGAATCCATGTTCACGCACGAGACCGACTGGAAGGGCGTACGCAAGAAGGTCGAGCGCAGTGCAAAGGCCTGGAGCGAAAGCAACTGA
- a CDS encoding PAS domain S-box protein, producing the protein MTGDERKTKAELIAELDGLRARLDHGHGEAGPPDADELPLFIFEMDLEGTFRFANRYALESFGYSEADLRGGLTLPDIIHRDSIHRVRHNLARLLSGQDFEQEEYKAVRRDGTTLPVKVYSQPMRQDGEIIGVRGVVIDVSEIRMVEDALRKSESHYRTLFETTGTAMVLLGRDAVIKSCNSQFCLISGCMREDIEGKMSWMDFVPLDERERMTRYQEYREKRIGDPPTDYEFNFLTKDGKHRRIHLFVRNVPGTDDRVCSLIDVTERDETLRALRKSEERYQLMARGANDGLWDWYLGSNECFYSPRYREILGYTEEEFPNHMDSWLNSLHPDDREKALAANKDCIDGKVEQFQVEFRQIHKDGSIRWILGRGGSSRDENGKVYRISGSHTDITQRKFNERTTHALYAISTAVNTTRDLRELYQTIHAIIGEVIEAKNFFIAMRDEERDILRFVYFQDEMDDYFDIPNISDPGQSSLTIHVFRTAAPLHLSQADPDAESRMASIGVIGTPPAAWLGVPLRQGDRVVGAMVVQDYENPRRYSGEAATFLTAVSEQVAMAIERKTIEEALTRLNEDLEDKVEQRTAEIEARKAELEEANRRLMTLDEIKSSMVSSVSHELRTPLTSIRGFAKLCAKDFSRYFIPLAEGDKLSAKGSRIQGNLQIIDTEGERLTRLINDFLDINRIESGKACWNDEILNPAEIIRDAVASASGGFDASKSVELDTVLTDTARRIHADPDKIKQLLINLLNNAHKFTRQGRVTVTMREQDGLLTVSVSDTGSGIPEDEIGYIFEKFHKSRLGDTVRNVEQGTGLGLAICKEIVEHYGGIIRVESALGQGSVFTFTLPTVPADGNTCPG; encoded by the coding sequence ATGACTGGCGATGAACGCAAGACCAAGGCAGAGCTCATAGCGGAGCTGGACGGCCTCCGCGCCCGGCTTGACCACGGACACGGCGAGGCCGGACCGCCCGATGCCGACGAACTCCCGCTGTTCATTTTCGAAATGGACCTGGAAGGGACCTTCCGTTTCGCCAATCGCTACGCCCTCGAAAGCTTCGGCTACAGCGAGGCCGATCTCCGGGGCGGGCTCACCCTGCCGGACATCATCCACCGCGACTCCATCCACCGCGTCCGCCACAACCTCGCCCGGCTCCTGTCCGGCCAGGACTTCGAGCAAGAGGAATACAAGGCCGTGCGCAGGGACGGCACCACCCTGCCCGTCAAGGTCTATTCACAGCCCATGCGGCAAGATGGGGAGATCATCGGGGTACGCGGCGTGGTCATCGACGTGTCCGAAATCCGCATGGTGGAGGACGCCCTGCGCAAGAGCGAGAGCCATTACCGCACCCTGTTCGAGACCACCGGCACAGCCATGGTCCTGCTGGGCCGGGACGCGGTCATCAAGAGCTGCAACTCGCAGTTCTGCCTCATTTCCGGCTGCATGCGCGAGGACATAGAGGGCAAGATGAGCTGGATGGATTTCGTGCCCCTCGACGAGCGGGAACGCATGACCCGCTACCAGGAGTACCGCGAGAAAAGGATCGGCGACCCGCCCACCGACTACGAATTCAATTTCCTGACCAAGGACGGCAAGCACAGGCGCATCCACCTGTTCGTGCGCAACGTCCCCGGCACGGATGACCGGGTCTGCTCCCTCATCGACGTCACCGAGCGCGACGAGACCCTGCGTGCCCTGCGCAAGAGTGAGGAGCGCTACCAACTCATGGCCCGCGGCGCCAACGACGGCCTCTGGGACTGGTACCTGGGCAGCAACGAGTGCTTCTACTCCCCCCGATACCGGGAGATCCTCGGCTACACCGAGGAAGAGTTCCCCAACCACATGGACTCATGGCTGAACAGCCTGCACCCGGATGACCGCGAAAAGGCCCTGGCCGCCAACAAGGATTGCATCGACGGCAAGGTCGAGCAGTTCCAGGTGGAGTTCCGCCAGATACACAAGGACGGCTCCATCCGCTGGATTCTCGGCCGGGGCGGCAGCAGCAGGGACGAGAACGGCAAGGTATACAGGATATCCGGGTCGCATACGGACATCACCCAGCGCAAGTTCAACGAGCGCACCACCCACGCCCTGTATGCCATCTCCACGGCGGTCAACACCACCCGCGACCTCCGGGAGCTGTACCAGACCATCCACGCCATCATCGGCGAGGTCATCGAGGCCAAGAACTTCTTCATCGCCATGCGGGACGAGGAGAGGGACATACTCCGCTTCGTCTACTTCCAGGACGAGATGGACGACTATTTCGACATCCCCAACATCAGCGATCCGGGACAGAGCAGCCTGACCATCCATGTCTTCCGTACCGCCGCGCCGCTGCACCTCTCCCAGGCCGACCCCGACGCCGAGTCCCGGATGGCCTCCATCGGGGTCATCGGCACCCCGCCGGCCGCATGGCTGGGCGTGCCGCTCAGGCAGGGCGACCGAGTGGTTGGAGCCATGGTCGTACAGGACTACGAAAACCCGAGACGGTATTCGGGAGAAGCCGCCACCTTCCTGACCGCCGTGTCCGAGCAGGTGGCCATGGCCATCGAACGCAAGACCATCGAGGAGGCCCTGACCCGGCTCAACGAGGACCTGGAGGACAAGGTCGAACAGCGCACCGCCGAGATAGAGGCCCGCAAGGCCGAGCTTGAGGAGGCCAACCGGCGGCTGATGACCCTGGACGAGATCAAGTCGTCCATGGTCTCGTCGGTCTCCCACGAACTGCGTACCCCGCTGACCTCCATCCGGGGGTTCGCCAAGCTCTGTGCCAAAGACTTCAGCCGGTATTTCATCCCCCTGGCCGAGGGCGACAAACTGTCCGCCAAGGGGTCGCGTATCCAGGGCAACCTGCAGATCATCGACACCGAGGGCGAGCGCCTGACCAGGCTGATCAACGACTTCCTGGACATCAACCGCATCGAATCGGGCAAGGCGTGCTGGAACGACGAAATTCTCAACCCGGCAGAGATCATCCGTGACGCCGTGGCCTCGGCCTCCGGCGGCTTCGACGCCTCCAAGAGCGTGGAGCTGGACACGGTCCTGACCGACACCGCCCGGCGCATCCACGCCGACCCCGACAAGATCAAGCAGTTGCTCATCAACCTGCTGAACAACGCCCACAAGTTCACCAGGCAGGGTCGCGTCACCGTGACCATGCGCGAACAGGACGGTCTGCTGACCGTATCCGTCAGCGACACCGGCTCGGGCATCCCGGAGGACGAGATCGGCTACATCTTCGAGAAGTTCCACAAATCCCGCCTGGGCGACACGGTGCGCAACGTGGAACAGGGCACCGGCCTGGGCCTGGCCATCTGCAAGGAGATCGTCGAACACTACGGCGGCATCATCCGCGTGGAATCCGCGCTGGGCCAGGGCAGCGTCTTCACCTTCACCCTGCCCACGGTCCCGGCGGACGGCAACACCTGCCCCGGCTAG
- a CDS encoding LysR family transcriptional regulator: MRQEFLNDVPLLVEVARQKSFTKAAEVLGMGVSTLSRRIKLLEERMGVLLFYRDTRNVEPTDNGAYLLDRCGFALDEVHNAYDAVMMNMQKPSGLIRICMFLDLYDDRHFKDALLDFAATWPDIQIDLTIVEHPVDMRTDPYDVAFLIGPSIAPSLVARKLLTIEPFLYASPRLLERYPMPQEPGDLHGLPCIVLQRFGNRWPMHDGKRQVTVEVQPRYSFGSVEMCREFALAGHGVALLKKEKAEPDETAGRLVRVLPGWSGGFVHDVYLVTGSNQLPQRVRLFVDHVLPSLGR, encoded by the coding sequence ATGAGACAGGAATTCCTGAATGACGTGCCGCTGTTGGTGGAGGTGGCCCGGCAAAAGAGCTTCACCAAGGCTGCGGAAGTCCTCGGCATGGGCGTCTCGACGCTGTCCAGGCGCATCAAGCTGCTGGAAGAGCGGATGGGGGTCCTGCTTTTTTATCGGGACACGCGCAACGTCGAACCGACCGACAACGGCGCGTACTTGCTGGACCGGTGCGGATTTGCCCTGGACGAAGTGCACAACGCCTATGATGCCGTCATGATGAACATGCAGAAGCCGTCAGGGCTGATCCGGATCTGCATGTTCCTGGACCTGTATGACGACAGGCACTTCAAAGACGCGTTGCTGGATTTTGCCGCGACGTGGCCGGACATCCAGATCGACCTGACCATTGTGGAGCATCCGGTGGATATGCGCACCGATCCGTATGATGTGGCCTTTCTCATCGGGCCGTCCATCGCACCGTCCCTGGTCGCCAGGAAACTCCTGACCATCGAGCCGTTCCTGTATGCCTCGCCCCGGCTGCTGGAGCGGTACCCCATGCCGCAGGAGCCCGGCGACCTGCACGGCCTGCCCTGCATCGTGCTCCAGCGTTTCGGCAACCGCTGGCCCATGCATGACGGCAAGCGCCAGGTAACGGTTGAGGTGCAGCCCCGCTACAGCTTCGGTTCCGTGGAGATGTGCCGCGAGTTCGCCCTGGCCGGGCACGGGGTGGCCCTGCTCAAGAAGGAGAAAGCCGAGCCGGACGAGACGGCGGGCCGCCTGGTCCGCGTGCTGCCCGGCTGGAGCGGCGGGTTTGTGCACGACGTGTATCTGGTGACGGGCTCCAATCAGCTCCCGCAGCGGGTTCGGCTGTTCGTGGACCACGTCTTGCCCAGCCTCGGGCGGTGA
- the ispE gene encoding 4-(cytidine 5'-diphospho)-2-C-methyl-D-erythritol kinase, which yields MQAATLIAPAKINLHLEILGLRDDGYHELRTLFYPVPLPCDLIEVMPSPDDDFYIRCAERPELETTSNILYKAWKTFGEATGFRPGIFVALTKRIPMGGGLGGGSSDAAALLKWLNREAGGKGLPLQTMIALAAQLGADVPFFLLDGPAWAGGIGEELTPAEVDLSGATLVLACPDIHVNTAWAFRAWDEKYAAAGPQESLTSDWGDTKNPSPVSPREMTNDFESIVFEKHPSLRDIKQTLLAHGAEHAAMSGSGASLFGIYRDRGSATSAVQALEKQGIEIFQVDCP from the coding sequence ATGCAAGCAGCCACCCTCATCGCCCCGGCCAAGATCAACCTGCACCTTGAAATCCTCGGCCTGCGGGACGACGGCTACCACGAGCTGCGCACCCTCTTCTATCCGGTCCCCCTGCCTTGCGACCTCATTGAGGTCATGCCCAGCCCGGACGACGACTTCTACATCCGTTGCGCCGAACGCCCGGAGTTGGAGACCACCTCCAACATCCTGTACAAGGCTTGGAAAACGTTCGGCGAGGCCACCGGCTTCCGGCCCGGCATCTTCGTGGCTCTGACCAAGCGCATCCCTATGGGCGGCGGCCTGGGCGGCGGCAGTTCCGACGCGGCCGCCCTGCTCAAGTGGCTCAACCGGGAGGCCGGCGGCAAGGGGCTGCCCCTGCAGACCATGATCGCCCTGGCCGCGCAGCTCGGCGCGGACGTGCCCTTCTTTCTTTTGGACGGACCGGCCTGGGCAGGCGGCATCGGCGAGGAGCTCACCCCGGCCGAGGTGGACCTGTCCGGCGCGACCCTGGTCCTTGCCTGCCCGGACATCCACGTGAACACAGCCTGGGCCTTCCGCGCCTGGGACGAGAAATACGCGGCGGCAGGTCCCCAAGAATCCTTGACATCCGACTGGGGGGATACTAAGAATCCTTCTCCCGTTTCGCCCCGGGAGATGACGAACGACTTCGAGTCCATCGTCTTCGAGAAGCACCCATCCCTCCGGGATATCAAGCAAACACTTCTCGCTCACGGGGCCGAGCACGCTGCGATGAGCGGCTCGGGAGCCTCCCTGTTCGGCATCTACCGGGACAGGGGTTCTGCCACGTCCGCAGTCCAGGCTCTCGAAAAACAGGGAATTGAAATTTTCCAGGTGGACTGCCCTTAG